The segment TTGCTTGTTAAATTCTGAATACATCAGCACCAGTAACGCACTACATGATTTTATGACACTGAGGCAGACGCTCTCTGAACTGTTCTGCTGTCTGGTTGTTCAGCCTCTAGTTACTGAATGGTtgctgacatttaaaatatggCACGTCTTCATGGGGTTCTGtgttcaaaaaataaataaagtctgaaACTCTTTGTtctaaaaacaatttaatgtcAGCTGTCTGTAAAACTCTGAAAACTCTTTGTAATGCAGTGAATGAATGTAGAACAGGATGTATTCCTCTTCGCTTACAAATATTTTGATGGATTGTGGACCACCTTCCATCCAATCTTATCTTATGTAGCATTGCTGATTCAACTATATAGTGATACCATGGTTATCATGTTATGTCAGAGGTTTCTAGCCTTCTTTGGCTCAGGACTTCAATTATAGTCTGAAAATCTTTTTGACCCcagcaatttaaaataaagacatgTCTTTGATATGGGATACGGCTACAGGCAGggattttgatgaaaagttttGAAAGAAGATCTACAGGAATTTCACAACTGTGGAATCACAGTGTCAAACATTGTGTTAACTTGTTAGCTTACGGTGCATCACAGGAAGGGTCACTTTCTTTGCTTTGTATACAGTTGCACAAAATGGCATTCCTGTTCCTCCAACATAAgctattacatttttattggggttttttttttgtttgttttttgtttcagacTGGACTCTTCACAGGTTTGTACACCTGCAGCATGGTTTACATTCCATTAAAACCAGCCTCAGTCAATGAACAATGGGCCCATATGAAAATTTTCTTATTTGGCTCTTATAATAAGATATACATTATATTTGTTCTTGTACAAAGCGATAAGAGGAAATTAAGAAAATCCTACGTGGCATTCAACAAACTCTGTTAACTTTTCGTAAATCGCTTGTTTCAgcctgttcatgaggaggtgtgCATTCGTGACCTGTGATCATTAACATAATCCACACCCCTAAAATGTCCATGCCTCCATGTTCTGATCCATTTGTGGGCATTCACAAAAagttcccaaagagtaaaaacagtgtTCAACTTCAAGTTCTGCTTCCAGAACTCAGAAGACAAACGCATAACAAATTTAGGAGTGACAGTAGGAGACCAGAAACAATtagaaattaaagctgcaagcagcaacaTCCGGGCCCTCGCACCTTTATGCATGTCATGTTTTGCCGCAGTCGAAGGGTTTTATTGTGGGTAggtagatgtgttcaggcctggactcttatcgGACTTTGcatgaaggagttaaatatcacttCATGTGACCACATGTTGCACTAGAGAACACACACGAATTatacaacttcctgtttcatggcgaaTCATTGAAGTTCGCTGCATCACCACGGCAACGGCAttcaatgaaaactcaaaaatttgataacttttcatcacaaaggtCATTAGATGTCACCGACCAAATTTTAATGTCAGTCAGGTTAAATTTATAGGTAgaatttgttaaaatacaatacatgcaaatggaaaaagctgtgcaaaaattgcaaagtaaatggcacacttcctgttggacttttttgtgtgtctgtatatgacacgtgcctaccaaatttcattcatctacttcaaatttaaaggtgggggctttgactttgaaattttctagggggcgccCTCGAaacattttgccacacccaagtCCAAAATCCATATAAGATATCAAGTTTCGACACTACTGACATGTGTGCCAGATTTCGTGAGCTTTCAAGCATCCCTAGCCCATTAAAAACAGCTTCTTATTTCATGGTGAACAATATGTCGCCATGGCAGtagcttttgatgaaaactcaaaagcttcaatATTTAGTATCATCAACGTCTTACAACTTAGCTGACCAAATTTTAGGTGGATCTAGGTAAGCTGCTAGGAGTTATTAGTAAAAGAATGGGGCttataacttcctgttgccagtaggtggcgctatgactatgattCAGTATTGCCCTGTTCATGTCTTCAGACCAGGACTCTTCTCAAGCATGTGAAATTTGAATGAGGGATTTTAGTAGttagcaacattttttttcctttatttattcactcaAGTTTCACTGATGAGCAGCTTGTCATTTACAGTTACACatattcacacctggaagctgcccagtacaaccacagtctgaccttctgtcactgagcagctccactggaacAGCTGGGGTTAACGGCTTagctcaagggcacctcagtggtggtaatgagggaggggcaagcactgctttttcactttccccacaCAGAGTTATCCTGCTGGTCCGCAATCAGTCCCAGCAGTAAGCATCAGTGTTACCCTCTgtgctcctctctgtctgcaggCTTTAGCTGATGAGTTTCTGGAGGGCTCTCTGCAGTTGGACTCATTCCTCGACCGCTTCCTCTCCCTGCGCTCCCTCGCTCACAAAAGACGGGTGCGGATAGAGAAACTCCAGGAGATCCTGCGACAGAGGAGTGAGGGCAATCCCATCgccatgacatcatcaacaGGCATCAGCCAGGATTCCACCGCTACACCTTCACCATGGAATCAAcagacaacagcagcaacaacgaCAAATGAGCAGCAGCCGAACTCCAAACCTCAGTCCTCCAGCTACCAAAACACCTCGCAGCCAGCCTCCTCGTCTGCAGGGGCCTCCTCCGGCCTCCCCTACAGCCCGTACCCTGTCTCTCCACCCAACCCTACTCCAGCAGCGGTGGCAGCAGCAGGCTCCGGCCCAGTCAACCCCCTGTCACAGTTCCCTCCATACCCAGGTTCCAGCTCACCTTTCACCCCTGCAGGAAGCTACACCGGCCCTAGGTCTGCTTTTGGGCCTCCAGCTTCTGCCGTCTGCCCTTACCCGACACAGCCCTCCTTTCCTGCCCCACACCCAGGCTCAGCGTTTGGCCAGTACACCCCCAGCCAGCCCCAGAGTGGCCCTGCACCCTACCCAGCTTCCTACAGCTATGGTGGCTACAGCTACCCAGCTGGGCCTGCCTACTCCAATTCTCAGTCACCAACGGGGAGACCCATCTACAGACCAGGATATGGAGTTCCACAACCATACTCCTGAAAGCACTACTGCTCCTTTTTCTGAATTCTTCTTAATTCTTCCCTTCtttgctgtctcacctgttccTCCTTCCTCACCCTTCCTTGTCTTTCTAGCTTTTACACCCACCCTCCTTTTTCCCATGCTACCAGATTGTCTGATTCAAGAGGTCTGTTGCTTTACTTATCTTTGTTGCACtatttctctctatctctcaatatctgtctgttaatctctctatctttctatctttcctcatcctcctctgtcACCCTACCGATCCACCGACTTCCCCACACTAGTCTCAGGTTGTTGCGTTGTGTTTAAGTGTTAATACACTTGTATCTGGCCCTTCATGCActcactctccttctctccatcgCTCCTTACTTCCTCCTTACTTCACTCCTTCTGTGTGTGTCGCTATTTGGCAATCAGATCGTCTTTATAAACACACAAGTGCACTCCCCCcaacaacaaatacatgaaaaaccTGTCCATGTAACACTACAGAACATCAGTGTCCAGAATCTGTG is part of the Thunnus albacares chromosome 3, fThuAlb1.1, whole genome shotgun sequence genome and harbors:
- the vps37c gene encoding vacuolar protein sorting-associated protein 37C translates to MEKLQDLSQSELQELLDNPERVECMALESDEIQNIQLEREMALASNRSLAEQNLDMKPRLESQKEVLVEKYSQLEAVRETYRQRCSVRDGMVGQVSPEALFSRLQREGSKTEAESEALADEFLEGSLQLDSFLDRFLSLRSLAHKRRVRIEKLQEILRQRSEGNPIAMTSSTGISQDSTATPSPWNQQTTAATTTNEQQPNSKPQSSSYQNTSQPASSSAGASSGLPYSPYPVSPPNPTPAAVAAAGSGPVNPLSQFPPYPGSSSPFTPAGSYTGPRSAFGPPASAVCPYPTQPSFPAPHPGSAFGQYTPSQPQSGPAPYPASYSYGGYSYPAGPAYSNSQSPTGRPIYRPGYGVPQPYS